CAGAAATTCAAGCTGACAAAGCGCCCCACATCTAAGCGatcattttttgattttaacaaaGCTTTTCTGGATGACTGTTCAAGTTTCGTTTGAATCGGATTTCTTGTCGCATTGATGTGCGGAAAACAAGCTTTGATTTGGTACAGGTGCTACGACGACTGTGCTTGACGCATGGACGTCATTAAGGAATGCGAACAAACGGCTCGAGGTTCTGCTGAGGGCGATTGGCGTTTAGAAACACACATCTGTGATATTAATCAGAGAACTGACAGGTTATGCTAAACGCATCTTGAGCTTTTTCAACATAATACACGCGCAGCAATAACTTGCGCAAGATGGTCGGCACGCTCGAATTACCGACAATCACTGCGTCTGTGTGGTCtgtcattctatttttaccAGGCAATCTTGCAAAAATGCCGCCAAGGATTTTAGCGCATTCCGGAatcgaaattttgttttcagttcACTTCGGAAAAGACTCGCTGGTAATATTCAAGACAACGGGTCGTCGTCGGAGTTAGCTGCGTTATAAGAGCACTTACGCCGCATTTAAAACGCCAGCGGCCGTGGGTAATCTTCCGTGACCAGCTTGAGACGTTTGCACGCAAACAGACGGGAGCCAAGAAAGATAGTGGTTGGTTGTGATAAAGCAATGACGCTAAAGCTTAGCTTATACGCGGACCCTAACTTGACATAATATTAACCGAGTGTAAATATCTAAGGGTAAACCCTACCCGCGAGCTCTATTTGAGACGTTTAAGCAAAGATCGTGGTGTATTAGCAACTCACACGTTGCATAAACTCTGACGAACATTCAAGCTTCATTTGCTGCACAAACAGTGCGTGCGGTTAGCGGGGATTCTACGGTTTACTTGGAAGAACATACATCACTCACATAAAGTGACCCAACTCAGTCCTACGTCCGTTTCCCCAACCTTCGAGTTGTTTACAGAAATAACAACGCATGGTCGAGCCGTAATCAATGCTGGCGAACGAAATCGACTAAAATCCACATGACCGGGCTGTGCAATGccgtaaacaaatatttaaagataatATGGCCAGCGTTTTACGCAATCTGTCGGGACACTGTTCGTCCTGTTTCTAAAACAACAAGGTGAGCGTGGTTAGAACGATCTGGCTTTATGCTGTAACGATATTTGACACCCGAACCAGAAAATGTATATGTACCGACTCTTTCAATGGACCTCTATAATGTAACTGAATAAGCGTTACAGAAAGCAAGCGTCACATTAAAAGGACGGAAAAGCTTCCAAAATAGAACGGTCTCAGTTACCTGTTCAACAGAAAAGCTCTGTTGTCTTAACCGGTATTAACAAAGAGAAAGCATCTTCACCTTTGTGTAACCGCTAGCACTTACATTCCATTTACATAGTTCTTTTCTATGTGTATTCAATACACTTGTTCAAGTAAAGTCATTGGCAAATCGTAACAAGAAATTACGTGTATGCATGCGTATTTGTGGAGCAGATGGCGTTATAACGTCGTCAGGTTCTCAGGTTTGTTATTTCATCTCACACGTTGTTTGCGGTTCTAACATTTCCACTTTCTGTCTACGCCTTTAAATGATACTAGCTCTGAGGGTGTTCGGTGTGCGATCACAACACCCGAGTCACGACCGCTTTCACCGGGAAACTTTAGGGCCATGTGAAAGATTGCGTTTCAAAGTTCCGGAATGCTACCAAAACAACGTGCGTGCTACTGTTTCGTGTTGTCACAAAAGAGTATTTTGACTCACATTTCACAACGCGGGTTTCTAATCCACGCTGTGTGTTCCGTTGCCGCAATTTCAAAGAACCAAAATTAAAGCCAAAATACAAGCTACAGAAAACCTGAGGACCGCAAAACGCATACAAAAAGATGCCCTAAATTAAGCGATGATATAACAATAAATCATACTACATTTCAGATAgctaaatattgtttttaaaatttgaatttgatCTGTATTCGATATACCACATTCACGTTGAGTATTACAAATATtagcatgttactttgtttagcGCATGGCTTGAAAGATACTGACCAACATGTTCATATACAAAATCTAATTCCTCACCTTTGCAGACTCCACCTAAGTTCCCATCTAGAGGGTCTCCGTTGTTGGGTTGAATAATACAGGAGAGATGCTCATCACATTGGCCTTTGATACCAAACATTCCTCCACAAGTTTGCCCTTCCTGTTTCGCACATTCCAAACAGCAGCTGTAGGTACAACGTGAATTTGTTTGGTTAATTTGCGGCCAGTTAATaattacatgtttttaaatggatTATCGTGAATATTTTGCTTGTAATTTAAAAGAGTATACTTGATGTTTAGTCTGGTAAAAGATTATGCCCAGCGACAATCActtgttgtgatgtcatacacaACGGGCATTACATCAAGCCTATTTTACGGCGCTTCGCAAAAGCTAAAATTGTCCGAGCTCCCAGGTCATTAGGCGAAAAAAAGGAGATTAGGCAACGGCGAGGATATTTTCACGGCGCAACTCCAACGAGGCGGCGGATGGCGCGGAACTCAGTTGAATTCATATGTTGTGATGGCCGGAGGCGTACAAGCTGTGCTTTAATACGTTGAGGCGAAGGCCCACAGCGATGGCATAAAATTACTATTATTCTACGTCAAGCACAGTCACTTTCTCCTGCCTAAGGTCGTCGGGTGAAGTCATTGGAAAGAGCATGCACTCGGCGTGGTCACGGTCTATTTATAGCGTATTACGGCATTAAAAGCAAGCGGTACATTCATTACCTAAAATCTATATTCATAGCCATTGTCCATAGTGACAATTAGTTAAGCTGTATTGGACAGTGGTTCTTATTAAATTGAACACTTATTATACTTTTATACCACGCCTTGAACAGAACAAGCGATGATGAAATAAAAGCTATCCGTATTAAATTTGTGACATGTAATcctgtatgaaacataacttCAATTGAATGTCGAAggattaaaaataacttgaaaATCAAACTTACTGGCATGGGTCTCGGACTGTTCCCCCAGGACATGTAGACTGGTCTGTCAATTCGCATCTCGACGGGTCACACGCTGTACAAGAAAGTGCATCCACTTGATTCACGAACAAACCGCCCACGatgaaaagtaaacaaagattcaTCGTGTACGTGATAGGAATATAAGTTTGCAGTTTCCGTACGATGGACAATAGTTTTCGGTGTCGATGCTTGTAATTTAATCCGTGACCTTGCCTTCAGGGTTCGTCGTAACTTCTTGGTCGGTATTCACTAAAGCTCTGCTCTGACGCAGTTTGTTAAGACACTATCAGACGCTTATCAGCTTAATTACAACAGCGAGTCTTGAAGTAATATAAGATTGAGTTAAGTGTGGTAGAAGTAGCAGTAATTATTATCCCCGTAATTACAGGCGCACACACACATGTAGCGCTCGCTTCCTTCGAGAGACGATTTGCACCCACTATCAAAGCACTTTGTGCTGCCTAATTAATTTTGACCGAAACATCACTGTACAAGTTCAGTTTCCCTCTGTTCTTGGAATATTcaatagttttaatatttaaccaGCTACGAACCGCCATCCGCCACATGGCACAAGcgcaattaaattttaaagcgaGACCGAATGCGTTCAATTTGGGTTTCTGTTCAAAAGCTGGTTTGGTTTCACAAACCAGACATGGAATCCTTCAAAACAAAGCAGTACATTGTTCACGCACTAGAGTCAGTGTAATCTGTCTCCCTTTGATTGACCCCTTACGGATGTCAGGGAGAAAGcactagtttaaaaaatgtaaaatcgaCCTGTGATCGACATGATACTCCCAATTGTCGGAGTGAGTGCGCGCTCTTAAACACAATTCATGGTTTCAACACCTTTTCATAAACTAACTGCGATGATGAGTTTGTTTTTACCACAGCTTGGTCACGGTTGAGCGAAAGCAGAGGATGTTTTTCGATTCACTGTTTATTCCAGCAAGACCCAAAACTAAGCTCAGTTCGAAGAAAGCGCGGTGTTCCTGCGTCAACAGTACAAATAATGCCAGTTGCGGTCGCGAGCTGAAAGTTAAGTGTACAATGAAACTACTGTTCTCGGGCAACTCATCGCAAGATAATAGACACTGGGggctttggggtaagatgtacAATGAAACTTGTCTGAATCTAATCTCTTTAACGCTCTTGTTATACAGCGAAATCTAGGTTATAACAGTGCTGAAACATCGGTAAAAACCGCAACAAACAAGTAGAAAAAATACTCTCATAAGCAGAAAAATAAGGCCCACATGCGTATTAGTAATCCGCACCTATACTTTCTCACTTTATTTGCTCGGTTCTTAGTCCTTGTTCGGCTGTATTGTACATTGTCCATTGAATTAAAGCGCCTATTATATAGCAGTTccttatttaaactaaatacaCTGCAAACATGTCTATATTTTCACAGTTACGTGCGTGGATCGCTCCCGCAGTTCCCTTTTGCTTTCAAGAAAGTCTGGTTTTATTATCACAAACCAAATTTGCCCAGCATAAACCGAGTCACTGTTGAAAAACAAATCTTTTCTTTGCTTAAGCCCGACCTTCTCCGATTACCATACCTTCCTAAATAAATGAACTAAATAGCAACATCAGCATGTCTACCGGTTTATAAACGACTATAACTTTCCAGAATAACTTAAGTTTTACTTTACAAATACCTAACAGATAAGTTCCTCAGTCGTTGTTTCTGGGACAATACGTCCCAACCGACCCTTCGCTTGATATCTTATAAAATTGCCCAGCGCTCAAAGTAAACCTAGGCGATAGCCTTCTTCTTGTACGGCTTGCATTCTTTCGCTAACATCGCGTGTGAAGACAAGGCGATAGCGACCGTGGTTCATACAACACAGGTGCCAGATTTCTACCGTGTTGATTTCAACTACAGATGACCAGAACAAATAAATCGTTTATATAAATTCACATAAAGGATTGTGTTTTGAGGttcatgttatattttaaatgttttatgggCTTTGTTGCCCTATATCACgatttcattattttctatCCGTAGTATAGTTGTACACAATTTAGTATAAAacgtaaaatataaaatcaaagttAAACGACAAATTTTGCCAATAAGACGGTGGTGGTTATGGTTTTGTTTATAGCAACGGAGATGTGCCTTTATGACTTACCAGGCAAAACAAATCAGTATAAACTCGCTACTCTTTAGCCCCATCTCCCGGACGTAGGTTACGTTTTATACCATTTAGAAAAAGGTGGTAGGTGAATGATGATAAACTACCTAGCAGTCAGTATAAAAATAGACGAAAATACacacaataatttaaaaacgttaaaattTATTGGATTGTAAATTCTAGTAATTCACTGAAAAACACTTTTGTGTTTCAAAGTTGGCTTTTggctaaaaataaaaggttaaacagttttatacaCAGTTTTGACTCTTTAAACTTTGGGTTTGAAATGAAGTTCTTGTACATTCTGTAATTCCTTTtctgtgttaaatattttgtaaccaagtttatttaaagaatctTTGCATATTTCTTGTATTACATCTACCTCTTCGAATGATAACTTTCCTCTCCATGCAGAAACGATTTCTTTTGAGTTTCTTTTTGTACCTTGGTCACCGGTTTTCAGTTCTGACGTCTGTGTATTGGAAGTAGTTGCATCTAGAACCCACCTTCTCATGCCTTCTCGAAAAGGAAGTGACAAAAACTTGTAAATGTTCTCAGAAACTTGTATTGGCTCTAAAGCAAAGTCCTCATGTCGAATTCGCAGATAACTTTTCCTTGGTACAATGCTACCAACAACCGTATCTGCGTAGCCGACATTACTTGACAGTTGGTCACATATTTGGTGGGCATAGAACCTGTcatgaaataaacaacttttgaTTAGCATCTTGTATGCAACAatgaaaggtaaaaatattggtGTTTCCTGTTAAGTATTGTATGGTAGGCTAGGGTTGGCCatggttttattattattctcTCTTGTCGTCCCATTCTGGAGTGAAcaatagaatatttacagaattatattacTGTAGCCTCGTGAATCCAAAAGCGCGTTGCTAAATGAGCATGCCAGCAAAAAAATTGTAGAGGTGCTcgaatgtgatctaaaggtatcACCAAAGTGTCAATAAACGAAAAagcttctaaaaaaaattcgtAAAAAAACGCTGAAGTAAAAAtttctaaaagaaaaaaagggcACTAAACTTTGACCGATcgtagtttttaaactatattaaagAAATCTAAATTTTCTACTGGATTTGGtataaagaatgaatgtaacttactttaacctCGTGTGGTGGAAAAatgacatttgttataacacgggtgttctgtttcatacacctcatgcccagcctacgagttaccatgtatgcaactttgtgggtgattagtgtttttacattttttaataggTGGCTGATCATTTGGTTTGGACAaactattagtgaccactgggttagagcaattgccgttaagtgtcttgccaaaggacacatatgcccaaaAAGAAAAAGTCTTGAACCGATTGGCTCTGATGGGTTgaaggcaggcgtgctaaccaaccGTCCTACAGCGTCGGACTTCCCGTTTTGTTGTTTGAAGTTTTGGtattatctttaaaataaatttgaacgTTTCTATCAAtgcacatattttaaattttcgttGGCATGTCcctttaattgttaaaaaacaatcaggaATATATTATTTACCTTATGACTCCGAATCTTGCTTTGTTTACCGCAGAGTTTGTTTCTCTCTGAGGTATCCTGGAATTAATGATTGCCCTAGGATCCCTTACAAGATGTACAATCTTCACAATGCTTTGCTTACTTAATAGCAGCGGAGTGATCCATTCAAGCCTGCACAGGTATATGACTTTCATAGCAACCATGATGCTACTACGGCAATGGGAAGATAAACGGTCCAAGTCAATCGGTGCAGGACATTGTTGATGGGCTTCCGTGGTGTGGCAAATTTGAGCATCGCGTGTGAGGTATGCGCTGTATTTGCTTCTTGTATAGCCTGCGAAGCATACACTATACTCTTTGCACCTGAAATTCATTAGAGCAGAGTATGTATGTAACGAGAATTTTTCGTTAGGGAGGTTCAGGCACCCTGCTTTAACGGCCTACCGCTAGGCCTACTCACAATCCCACTGATATTATAAAAAGCTCTTTAATTGAAGGCGATAAAAGCTATAGTTTGTATACGTATAAAACTTGCTCAAAACACAACTCATATAAAACTTGCTGAAGACACAACTAAAAGGTAGAACAGAGAATCTAAAACAGTTGCATACAGTAAGAAGCCCGAGAGAGAACTGACCACGTTCTGGCTTTTCTAAGCGGCTGCGCCTCTGCGCCTCGGTATGCCTGCAGCCGCTCACGTGACACAATATACGCCCAATTGGTAATTACGGGAGAATGATTGTGAGTAAAACAAATAGTAGAAACACGTGAAAGAAGTCAAAACGCCACATAACGGAAAAGGAAACACAAAACGGAGAAAACACATTAACTGGATACAGTGAGATGATTTTGACGTTACATGTACATAtcgtattgagtaggccatggttaGACTCTATACTGTAAAGAGTATGTACATATCGTATTATAGGCCATCATGGTTAGAGTATTTACATATCGTAAACATTTTACTAAGTGGAAATCTGCCTTTGTTAAAATAGTTTGGAGACATGCTGTTTTCGTATATCATAGGTGATTTCACATGTAACCAAAATACTTATTACTTTTACGTACCTTGAATATTTATCGTCGCGGTTGGTAACATTGAATGCTTCACCATACAACTTTGGCAAATGTGTCAGCTTACAGCCCGCTATGTGCTGAATCGTTTTTAGGGTCTGATTTTGTAAAGACCTTTCACAGGTGTCGTCGAATGGAAAAAGGGGTTCGTAAAAGTAGCTCACGTTCACATACTGGTTGAACAATTCACCAACAATACTTGATCCAGATCGACGCTGTGTTAGCAGTATTACAGCAGAAGGGGCggtatgttttttaattgcatTCGTGGTGGTATTTTCATTAGTCCAAATTTCCTTAGCATATAATTTCTTGTTGTACACTATTACACTTACTGCAGTGAGGAGGCCCAATAATAAGTAAATACACCTCCGATATCTAAACCTGAAGGGCATTTCAGGACACTAGTTGTTTAcctgtaaatttgtttaatgttattacTGTATATAGTCTTACAACTTTATGCAcagtttaaaagaaaatacaagTATACCACTTAAAAATCACATTAGAAACtttttgaaaccaaaaaatccttttttttattctgtttgtcACTGTTTTTCTTCGCCATCTAACTTACACTTGGCCTTTATTTCAGATATCGGAACATAACTAAGTTAATACCTATTTTATCTATATAAGTTGCACTAAATAACGATATAAATCTGCATAAACTAGCTAGCTTACATTGTGCGTGCAAAATGTTACTAGGAcatatactgttgttatttgCTTTTCCATAAACCATATGCTGCTGCCGCAGTGACGTGCtgtattgtttaataatagtCCCTTTTCCGTTCTGTTTCTTTTAATTGACGCTACAGCAGACTTCTGCTTTACGTCATAGCCAcgaattgttttttgtttcatttcaaGACTATAACCGTCATGGAGGCGTGATGTATTTTCCGTTGTGAAATTGTATTAGTGACTACAAGCCAAATTGCAGGTACATTACAATCTtggaacaaaaaatacttttacttCATTCTGTTTGTCACTCTTATTCCGCTATTTAATCTACATTTAGCCATTATTTCAGATATCAGAACAAAACTAggttaacaaatattttatttatataaaatataaatctgcATGGATAGCTTACACTGTCCGATTCAAATTCGATTTAAAATTGCAATATACCGGTTAACATTTTATGTAAGCTGCCATAACTGATCTAAGCCTAAATTTGACTCACACGCACCTAACTCACTAAATgagtgtaaaatattttttgcttatCTTTTCTGAACAAGCGTTTTGTTTGATTACGCTGTGTTTCACATTTGGATATGGTAGGTTAACTTGGGCCGATTACATTTGGGTAATGCACACTTTTCGTTTTCTTATGGTTTGTTTATAGCTTTAAACGAAGAAAAGTTATCGTgcaaagatttatttaaaaaaaatagttggtTGTCATGGCGTTTCTACACGCAAGAGTCTCTCTCTCCAATTCTAGTTTAGTATGACTATATAGCGGTTTAGTATGACTATATAAAGAACAGGTTTTACCGGAATTTTCGTTTtcattgtaaattttgtttttatttttgttttaaattttcgttttcattaaaaatgccgtttttattttaaagtgctttttatttttgtattcgtttttaatataaaattcgTTACAAGATATTTCGCCataacaataaaactaaacgttcatgtagaaaaaaaaacgtttttggaTACTTTATTGGCATGGTTAGGACATATTTTAGCATATTATCCATATAAGAGTTTTgatataattaatatacagtatagggtgggggaagatgggacacctattaactctattttctcgccccatttagtagtaaacacagaacattcatagagttataaaactatatgcccacgACTTTGATTagtcgttgttaattgtttaaaacacggtcaggatattcggacattatgtgctaaaggtgtcccatcttcccccaccccactctaTACATAATTTGTAGGATAAGTACATAACTTAAT
The DNA window shown above is from Ciona intestinalis chromosome 3, KH, whole genome shotgun sequence and carries:
- the LOC100179226 gene encoding carbohydrate sulfotransferase 1-like, which encodes MPFRFRYRRCIYLLLGLLTAVSVIVYNKKLYAKEIWTNENTTTNAIKKHTAPSAVILLTQRRSGSSIVGELFNQYVNVSYFYEPLFPFDDTCERSLQNQTLKTIQHIAGCKLTHLPKLYGEAFNVTNRDDKYSRCKEYSVCFAGYTRSKYSAYLTRDAQICHTTEAHQQCPAPIDLDRLSSHCRSSIMVAMKVIYLCRLEWITPLLLSKQSIVKIVHLVRDPRAIINSRIPQRETNSAVNKARFGVIRFYAHQICDQLSSNVGYADTVVGSIVPRKSYLRIRHEDFALEPIQVSENIYKFLSLPFREGMRRWVLDATTSNTQTSELKTGDQGTKRNSKEIVSAWRGKLSFEEVDVIQEICKDSLNKLGYKIFNTEKELQNVQELHFKPKV